A single region of the Vanacampus margaritifer isolate UIUO_Vmar chromosome 13, RoL_Vmar_1.0, whole genome shotgun sequence genome encodes:
- the LOC144063158 gene encoding histamine H3 receptor, whose amino-acid sequence MGVLESNSSGNLTPAVSGGALPLPGYLALLLSVLMVTLVATVVAGNALVILAFVVDKTLRTQSNYFFLNLAISDFLVGAFCIPVYIPYNLTGRWMLGKGLCKVWLVMDYLLCTASVFNIVLISYDRFLSVTRAVKYRAQRNMTRQAVLKMVAVWALAFLLYGPAIIFWEAAVGHSVVPAHECYAEFYFTWYFLLCASTFEFFTPFVSVAFFNLSIYLNIHRRNKNLSAGLDEPPPPRPVKKQRDGAAWSVFFVKTRKVSCSEPTAISAVIEDDDGLLPSSCVNLDANQILAHREKCSPGGRISRPFHPSPAVSAPGRRAPGSRLSRDIKVAKSLAVIVCIFGICWAPYTLLMIIRAACSGTCVATYWYDITFWLLWLNSAINPFLYPLCHSSFRRAFSKILCPKRQSVQPQVVEAQSC is encoded by the exons ATGGGCGTGTTGGAGTCCAACTCCAGCGGTAACTTGACCCCGGCGGTGTCCGGCGGCGCGCTGCCGCTGCCGGGCTACCTGGCGCTGCTTCTGTCGGTGCTGATGGTGACGCTGGTGGCGACGGTGGTGGCGGGAAACGCGCTGGTCATCCTGGCGTTCGTCGTGGACAAAACCCTGAGAACTCAGAGCAACTACTTCTTCCTCAACCTGGCCATATCTGATTTCCTCGTGG GTGCCTTCTGCATCCCGGTCTACATCCCGTACAACCTGACGGGCAGGTGGATGCTGGGCAAGGGTCTGTGCAAGGTGTGGCTGGTCATGGACTACCTGCTCTGCACCGCCTCCGTCTTCAATATCGTGCTCATCAGCTACGACCGCTTCCTGTCTGTTACCAGAGCT GTGAAATACAGAGCGCAGCGCAACATGACCCGCCAGGCTGTTCTCAAGATGGTGGCGGTGTGGGCGCTGGCCTTCCTCCTCTACGGTCCCGCCATCATCTTCTGGGAGGCGGCGGTGGGCCACAGCGTGGTGCCGGCGCACGAGTGCTACGCCGAGTTCTACTTCACCTGGTACTTCCTGCTGTGCGCCTCCACCTTCGAGTTCTTCACCCCCTTCGTGTCGGTGGCCTTCTTCAACCTCAGCATCTACCTAAACATCCACCGGCGCAACAAGAACTTAAGCGCCGGCCTCGACGAGCCGCCGCCACCCCGGCCGGTGAAGAAGCAGCGGGACGGCGCGGCGTGGTCCGTGTTCTTCGTCAAGACGCGCAAG gTGTCGTGCAGCGAGCCAACCGCCATCTCAGCCGTCATCGAGGACGACGACGGGCTCTTGCCGTCCTCCTGCGTCAACCTCGACGCCAATCAAATCCTGGCGCACCGGGAGAAGTGCTCGCCGGGCGGGAGGATCTCCCGGCCGTTCCACCCTTCGCCGGCGGTGTCGGCGCCGGGTCGCAGGGCGCCGGgatcccgcctttcccgagatATCAAGGTGGCCAAGTCGCTGGCTGTCATCGTGTGCATTTTCGGCATCTGCTGGGCGCCTTACACGCTGCTGATGATCATCCGCGCCGCCTGCAGCGGCACGTGCGTGGCCACCTACTGGTATGACATCACGTTCTGGCTCCTGTGGCTCAACTCGGCCATCAACCCGTTCCTGTACCCGCTGTGCCACAGCAGCTTCCGAAGGGCTTTCTCCAAGATCCTGTGTCCCAAGAGACAATCGGTTCAGCCTCAGGTGGTGGAGGCGCAGTCTTGTTAG